From the genome of Trichosurus vulpecula isolate mTriVul1 chromosome 6, mTriVul1.pri, whole genome shotgun sequence:
attcctttccccaGGCCCCTTCCTTTAGGTCTCATCATCTGTATTTCAGGATGCACTCAATGGTCCAAACTGACTCACTGccttctcattttctcatctctgcctctagAATTGTTTAGAATTCCAAGTTTtgctcaagactcagctcaagtgccacttttttacataaagcctttcctaatccactctactccccagctgctagtgccctcctctCAAACAGCACAGGTTTTTTGGTATAAATACactgcatatatctatatatctatatatgtgttgtctccccaacaGAATACAAACATATCCTTGAGAACAAGGGCTGTTATACTTTTTCTTTGGAGCCCCAACACCTAACACATAATGGTCCTCAAGAAATGCTTGGTCACTGATTAGCTTCTGGGTATCTTTCCAAACTACTcagttttctgttgtttttctttcaatgACTGGAGCGTCTCCTTCACTGTATCAAAACTTATCCATTTTCTGTTCTGTATCCTTTTTCCTTCTGGTCTGGAAGATTCAATTGTATAGAAATAGGTATCAAATGGCTACGTGTTGGCTAAGAAGTGACCTACCCTGCCCAGGAAATATGCTTTACCATTGTTAAAAGGCAGCCTGTATCTGTCAGATACAGAGTCAAAAAACAtgtattaattgcctactatgtaccaggcattgtactaagctctagagatataaaaaaaattgcataagtcagtctctgtcctcaaggatttTGCAATATAatgaagacaacacatgaaaagaAGTTGAGACACAAAGAGGAGCAGGTACGCAAGTCTGGTGCATGGTCATGTTCGGCAGCCAGAGTTGGAAATGATATGAAGAGGTTGAGTTATAGAATTGGTTTCATCTTGTAGGGTGATGATATGTTTCTGGAGATCACAAAGTCCAGGAGAGTATCCATATAGAAAGGGATAAGGTGAGTTCCTTGGGCACCCTCTTTAAATTGGGTAGGATCTGGAAGGAATTCTCCAATGTCCCCCCTCTCTaaccagagggaggaagggacccAAGGCACAGGGGGTGCTGAGAAGGTGTGAATTTTAAAGTTGATGTGATCTTGTAGGATGATGCATTTGTGATGAACATGAAGTCCAGGAGatcagccaggtgggaaatgatgtgACTGTTGGGATATCCATGCATGGTGAATCAGGCAGGAATTGCTTCCAAAGTCCCCCAAATCCTACCTAAATAACTGTGTACTCCACCTTAGGATGGAGGATGTTCTCTtaactaacaaaaaaaattattgtccTGAATTTTCATGGGATGCCATTTGGTTTGGAGTAAAGATAATTGAACTTGGATTAAAGGAACAAAGAAGAGGTCTGAATTCAACCTCTAGCACTCATTGTCTATGTGACCATTGTCAAGTTCTCTAGATTCTTTGAGCCAGTttcaccatctataaaatgggcataatgatacTTCTGGTACATACCTCATGGGGTTAtggtaaaagtaaaaggagatGATGGACGTAAAAGACTTTATAATCCTTATGTCAGTTGTGATGAGGCGGTTAACATTTGTAAGCCCCTTTTTGCTACACTAAGCTGTTTATTATTCTTGGTATAACTCACCTTCTTAAATTTGTTCTCTTTAACATGGTAGTAAGTGCCTTTAAACTTTCTGTGAACTCTTATTGAAGCAAAAGTTCACCTAGTACACAGATGACATAGGTAGTCTTGGTCTAGAAAGACTGTAAGGGATATGAAGAATATAAATCTAAAACTGGAAATTTGTGAGGAGattaggaaaaggagaggaatgaaggaggagatggCTATGACTGGAGTCAGCAGTCTACAAAGACCAAATTCACTAGATAATTCCTAACCCTATCAATTATGTTCTACTTGGATAGACACAACTTGATGGCACTGCATGTTAATCGAGTTTCTAGTCACAGAACACAGACATCAAGCACAGAATACACTctgttattccttccttcttcaactgattttcataattttaaaattcaaagccTGGTATctacatatatttaaattatttgggCTTTTTTTGGAAAGGAAGTTCAAATTAATTCAAGatgcaattattaagcacttactacatgcagACCATGGTGGTAAGAGCAcacaggcaaaaataaaaatgagtttctgtcaacaaggagcttacattctaataacgGAGAGTGATATAGGATGTACTCAGATAGGTATGATCAGGTGTggcttggtaaatgtttaacaattggctctccaggaaaaaaaccaaaaaacaaaaagttattCCTCAACatactttttaagtttaattttgaTTATTAACATTCCCTCTATCATGTTTTTAAGACAAttaacaaatcaataaatcaagtcctgctTTGTAGTATTTGTCTATTTCCAATGTATAAAATGCTCAAGTCTGAAATTTAATAACTGCTACATTGATGTGAGTCAGTGTGAGTGAGTTCTAGCACAATTCATGTCACCAGGGCAAGGTAATAGAAAGGTGAGGGGAgaagaatcagggaagacttcatgtagGATGTGTCAAAATGGCAACTGAGatgagctttaaaggaaaagaaataatgtcgcagaaaaaaaaatcagtactttTATAGTAGTGTATTGAATCAGATCTTgcttaagaagaaagaaagcttCTAATTGTCCTTTAGGGGATCTGTGACGCACCAGCCCCAACAGTTAGAGCAGACAGCTTAAACAAtgattttttgtgggggagggtggagggatgATTTGCTCTAGTGCTCTGGGGAATAACACGTAACAGAGCCTTGACACTGAACCCCAAGAATATTTTTGGCATGAAGTTGTGCGAGGTGCATGTTCATGAATACAGACCATGAGAAAGGCGTTGTGGAATAATAGATTGTGACTTGGAAGGAACTTTAGCCACCATCTAGTCTAgcgccctcattttacatatgaaaaagtggaggtacacagaggttaagtgacagaaggtcatgaaatcatatgattaataAATTAAGTGCTGGAACGGGCTTTAGAAGTCCTCTGGTCCAAACCCCATTcagttacaaatgagaaaattgagacaaacaggaaATGGACTTGCTCGTGGTGACACAGGCTTCCTGACTAACTTCTTTCCACTATATAATACAAGGTCTCTACATGGGAAAACATTTGCACATGCACTGCTGATGACAGGGGTAGATGACCTGTATGTTGTTGTACTAAAGTAGAATTTTTTGCAGCTGTGTAAACAACAAAATAGACTGTTATTACAGCTAACACTGGCTGgaaaattagtgaaaataatgtAGATGAAAATTGTCTTATAAATACTTAATGAAGTAGCAAATGTTTAAACTTGCTCTTTCATCTTACTTCTAATGGAAATACACTACAATTGAGTGGAGGCGAAAGATAGAGGCATGCATTCTGGCTGCAGAGAAGTAACCCAGGGCTTGCTACGGTAACGGGATAGGAGTCCCAAAGAAGCAGTGTCAGGGAGATTGGAAAAAGGTTTCCTTGAGATATTCTTGGGATAGTCATAGTAttcataataaataaatgtgtgtttgtgtgtatatgtgtatacatgtgtgtgtttgcaggtatatttatctatttatctatttcctATCTATATactatccatccacctatcttCCAAACACAGCTTCCAAATACAAGAGCCTTAAGTTATTCATGCAGGTGTAGGAGTATGGAGCCTTGGTCTTCTTGTTTACAATCTTTGATAAAACAATCAGACGTTTCAAGCAGGAGAaggcctcagaagtcatctagtacaatgcccattactttaaaaatgaagaaactggagcccAGAAAGTACAAATGGCTTGCCCTGGATCATAATTTAAAAAGCCAGGATTCAACTTtggtcttccaactctaaatccaggaatctttccactgtaccatgtggCTACATTCAATTGAATATCTACAATCTGTCCtaaagaatgtaatggaatatagcAGATAATCAAGACTTGTATAAATGAACATAATAGTCAGAAGAGCTGGGGTAATAAACTATAAAATACAGTCAAAGGTCCTATACTTCTACAGATGAACAGTAAAAATGATGGCCTGGCCACACACCAAGAATGAGGGTTAACCAACAGATAGCCAGTGTACTGCACTGGTATCCCTCCAATGTCAAGAGAATGAGCAGAGGGCCCCCATGTTGAATACAATCTCCATCACAGATTTTCAGTAGGACACAGATGAGAGTGGCACAGGTTGGGTAGCCATGAATTGGTTGGAAGCTGCATTGCTGGAGGGAATATTCAAACTGTTGGTATCACAGACCCCTTGCAGTCCTGGAGTGGATTGTGAGCCCAATCCTGAACTATCTCTTGTACAACATATGAAGGAAACAGAAGACAGACTCCCTGCTCTCCAATAGTTTACAATCTAGCTAGGGAGAAAAGAcaattagaaaataataaaagatggCAGATAATGAAGTGCTAGAGTCTGTGATACTGACAGTAAGTGCAGTGGGATTTATGATTTTCTCCTTAAAAACATTTTCTCTACATTTTATCCTAGTAAAAGTAGTTCATAaccagaaataaaatcaaataagccCTCTATACTTAAtattcagtgggttttttttttttgcttctctcttgctGGAAAGATATCATACTGAACCAAATAGTGCCAACTGAGGGATAGTTGGCAAAGATTTATGCAAATGAACTGACAATCACCCTTGATCATAAGGGATAAAAAACAATGAACCACATAAAAGTGGCTCACACAACACTAAGACTGATAATTACATAATAACACTACTGAGATAAAAAGACATAGCTAGAGAATAAAAATTAGCCCTGAAAGGAAGACTAACACAAACAGCACTGAGAAGCTATACAGCACTTATATTAACAAAAGAACTGACAGGTTCCAATGTGCATGTTAATGAGTTCCTATCTATTAATGCCCATTAATCTCACTCAGTTTGAAGGACATCTCACCAGTAAGAAATGACAATCACATGATAGTCACCTATCCCATCCTAACACCATCCCCCTCCAGGAATTCATATCTGGACCAGCAGAGgcatttggggaaagaaaaaaaaaagcaattgcaTCTGCTACTCTGATCAAAATTCAATGAGGGACAACAAtgggaacaaaacaaaacaaacccaaagaaATTACCCAgaataataaagagaaagaaggcaggcagCTTCTGGAGAAACAATAAATACACCTTGAAACGCAATTGgtaatttgtatgtgtgtgttggggggcggggagggttgGGAGGAACaattctttaagaaatgagaaatCCAAACTAAGTGATTTGCATTGTGCACCTGGCACCAGACACAATTAGTCATTTCTGAGTATCATTCAGAGGCACTTTCCCCCCTGGAGAATGCAAATGCTGTGGACACATTGCaatgaaaagagattttttttttcctttctgtgtcCATCCCTCCAAGGGACAGTGGATTTGGAGCACtgagatgtggaaaaaaaaaagtgattcccTATGTTCCGAAATTGATTACCAGCTGTTGGGTGGGAGGCACTGCTTAGTGCAGAGTGGCTCAGAACCACAAATATGAATCCACTGATATGCCGATGACTGACAGGATGGAGCAGAAGAATAACTCCAAACCTTCACCTGTTTCATGGCCTAGATGGAAATCTTTCAAGAGGGCTGGACTTCATTTGAGTCTTCCAGTGAATGCAAAAAGAAGCATCCAAGTGCCAACTGGCCCTATAGACCTGATCGTTAATGAGTAAGTCAGCAAAAGGAATTTGCCTCTAGGGAAATTGTGTGCAATCATGTATGAGCAAAGTCCCACAAGAAGAGGAAGGCATTTCTTAGCCCCCCGCTTCTCTCTATTAGGTAGGATTTGGTTTTGATGTCTTatgtctgtgtttctctctgaAGTCTAACAGTAGCATTCTCACCTTCACAGATATTCTTTCCAGTTTTAGTAGGTTATGTGTGTGTTTCCTACAAGTACCTGGTCTTACTTGATACTTCCCTCAAATCCCAATTCATTGCTGCTTCCCTGggtgcttttgtttgtttgtttttgtttagcttcctataaaatatataatcttCAGTGCAAAGAGGGTCTCCTTTGAACTGAAAGAATATCTTCAAAGAGAAAagctgttttgatttcttctaaagtAAACTATAAAAGTTCAGGAAGTGGTACAACAGGTATTCACAGCGTAATTACAACAGCAAAAGACACCTGTTCTCTGCATTTACCATCAGCAATTGAAGGATTTCCATGTCTTTGTACTGAGAAATAGTAGCCTTAATTGAgtgtattatataaataagtcaGAAAAGTGAAACTTCATTGATAAAAGAAaaagctaagatttttttttgaaattgttCAAATGCACAGTAAATAACCTGGCACTTCATGTGTACCTAATAAATACTAGATTCATCTACCTCATTATCCAATTCATGTAATTATACCATTTCTAGCCTAAACTATTCAAACCATCTCTTGTTTTTCCTAAAAATGGGAATGGATAAAGATAAAGATACTGATTTTGATAGTAACCATTTTTTGGAGTAGTTTCATTAGAATAATGTGGAGGTAGTAAATTCCCTCAGCTAGTAACCTTGAACTCACTTGACGTCCAAACAAGCAGATAAATATGGCAATAGAGGACAGCATGGATTTAGAGTGCAAACTCATTGGAAAATCCTTATGGAGGATGATTAGATGATTAGAAGTAGTGCTTCAGAAAGTAGCAGTACAGAGTGAAAAAGATTGTACAGACACTTGGAATGAGACCCAACAAAGTCAAAGGCATTTACAGATTAaactggaaagagagagagagagagagagagagagagagagagagagagagagtgagtgtgtgtgtgtgtgtacacccatatgtatacagatatctatatctaaaaaCATTTAtcggcatttctttttttttttaaatgcaatttatttatttaacatatttggttttcagcattgattttcacaacattttgaattacaaattttctccccatttctaccctcccccctactccaagatggcttatattctggttgccctgttccccagtcagccctcccctctatcatccccctcccctctcatccccttttcccttcctttcttgtagggcaagatgaatttctatgccccattgtctgtgtatcttattttttagttgcacacaaaaactttttttgtttttgaacatctgattttaaaactttgagttccaaattctcttccctcttcccttcccacccaccctccctaagaagttgagcaattcaacctaggccacacatgtattattatgtataacccttccacaatactcatgttgtgaaaggctaactacattttgctccttcccaacccatcccgctttcttgaattttctcccttgaccctgtcccctttccaaagtgtttgttttgattacctccacccccatctgccctcccctccatcatccccctgccttttattttttttttatcttcctccctcttctttcctgtagggtaagatacccaactgagtatgtatggtattccccctcaggccaaatctgatgagagcaaggttcactcattcccccctcacctgccctctcccctcctcccatagaactgcttcctcttgccacctttatgtgagataatccaccccattctatctctccctatctccctctctcagtatgttgctctctcatcccttaatttcattttatttcttttagatatcttcccttcatcttcaactcaccctgtgtctgctctctctcttttacatatatatatatatatatatatatatatatatatatatatatatatatatataaaaacacatatatatatatatacacacatacatacacatacatacatatacacatagatatatacatacatacacattcacttatatatatatacataaacatatatatatatatatatatatgcatattccctccaactaccctaatactgaggtctcatgaatcatactcatcatctttccatgtaggaatgtaaacaaaacagttcaactttagtaagtcccttgcaatttccgtttcttgattaccttttcatgcttctcttgattcttgtgtttgaaagtcaaattttctattcagttctggtcttttcactgagaaagcttgaaagtcctctattttattgaaactccatattttgccttggaacatgatactcagttttgctgggtaggtgattctaggttttaatcctagctccactgacctccggaatatcgcattccaagcccttcgatctcttaatgtagaagctgccagatcttgggttattctgattgggtttccacaatactcaaattgtttctttctggctgcttgcagtatttgctccttgatctgggagctctggaatttggcaacaatattcctaggagatttcttttggggatctatttgaggaggcgatcgatggattctttcaatttctattttgccctgtggctctagaatatcagggcagttctccttgataatttcttgaaagatggtatctaggctctttttttgatcatggctttcaggtagtccaataatttttaaattatctctcctggatctattttccaggtcagtggtttttccaaggagatagttcacattgtcttccattttttcattcctctggttctgttttataatatcctgatttctcataaagtcactagcttccacttgctccaatctaatttttttttttgtggtttaaTGTATTTTAATAGCAAACTTACAGGAACAGCACAGAAGACAGACAACATTAAAAACATGTACTTGCATGTAGGACAACTCAGTTAGAAAAGTATAGTGAATGGATGGAATCTACCGTATGATAAAAATGCTACAAACACCATTTAGTTGCCGTCAATaagaaatttactttttaaaaaaatccaaatgctGGCATTGTCCAGAAAAATTTAACAGGTTTATTTATAATTGTTATAAAGTTGAATCTTTGAAACTTGTTCAcggaaaaattttttttgactgCATTAATGCTTTATGTCCTCGCATTTATATTCAAAATTCACacacaaatgaaaatggaaaaaacttGCCAATACCTGATTCTGTCCCCTATTTTTCCATTCGCAATCATATACTTAGGTACCTTTTGACCCCATGGGAAAAAAATATCTAACGTTCAGAACTACCAATAAcaggaagaagagatttttttctgttttgagaatgaagaatgttTCCCACCATAGTGGAGTTTAAGCACGTTCTCCACGTATGCGGCGTGCTAGCTGGATATCTTTTGGCATGATTGTGACACGTTTGGCGTGGATAGCACATAGGTTGGTGTCCTCAAACAGGCCAACCAGATAGGCTTCACTTGCCTCCTGCAAAGCACCAATTGCTGCACTCTGGAAGCGCAGATCTGTTTTGAAGTCCTGAGCAATTTCACGCACCAGACGCTGGAAGGGAAGTTTACGAATCAGAAGTTCGGTGGACTTCTGGTAACGTCTGATTTCACAGAGAGCCACAGTACCTGGCCTGTAGCGATGAGGTTTCTTGACCCCTCCAGTAGAGGGCGCACTCTTGCGAGCGGCTTTTGTAGCGAGCTGCTTCCTGGGGGCTTTACCACCGGTGGATTTACGGGCAGTTTGCTTGGTACGAGCCATGTTCTTGAAAACTTCTCCTTATACACCCCCCTTCTCTTTCGGCTTGGGCTCGGAGAGCGAGAGGCGGCCCTAGCGCTAGAGAGctacggcggcggcggcggctgcgaacacctccaatctaatttttaaagtagtattttcttcagtggtcttttggacctccttttccatttggctaattctgcctttcaaggcattcttctcctcattggctttttggagctcttttgccatttgagttagtctgttttttaaggtgttgttttcttcagtgtatttttcagtatttttttgggtctcctttagcaagtcattgacttgtttttcatggttttctcgcatccttctcatttctcttcccaatttttcctctacttctctgacttgcttttccaaatcctttttgagttcttctatggcctggggccagttcatgtttttcttggaggcttttgttgtaggctctatgactttgttgtcttctttaggctgtatgttttggtcttctttgtcaccaaagaaagaatccaaagtctgagactgaatctgggcgcgttttcgctgcctggccatattcccaaccaactaacttgacccttgagtttttcagtggggtatgactgcttgtagactaactagttctatgttctacgtttgggggggaggtgccagctctgtcagagccgcactcctccttccccaaggacccccagtccagactgggctcagatcttcagcaggctgttgcactcctgctctgatccgccacttaattcctcccaccaggtgggcctggagcgggaagtaacaacagctgtagctgccccacctccgctgcccccggggctggaagccgaaccgggaactccttccactcctgcagcttttcccactaaccttctcagcagtctttggtgtttgtgggtcaaggggtctggtaactgccgcagctcacatattcagggcgctagggccccctccgcccggcttctggtctggatcgtccacgccgctcaggctgggctctgctccactccgttcccagctcccagctccgtgtggaatagacctcacccagagaccatccaggctgtcctgggctggagccctgcttccctctgctgttctgtgggttctgccattctagaattggttcagagccatttttataggtttttggagggactcgggaacggagctcactctagtctgtgcttaccagccgccatcttggctccgcccccttatCGGCATTTCTATAACAATTTGTTCTCATTACTATTGAACTATTACAATTatttaagtcaacaaacattgattaaatgcttactatgtgccagatactgtgctaaataagaactggggatacataTGCAAAAATGAATCCCCTATTCTCAAAAAAGCACAAAATCTATTTTAGAGTCTATCACctcaattctttattttttatataagaATGTGGAAATAGCTCTTAAGAAGATGCAGTTGAAAAGAATGGTTTGACCATCTTGAGTTCCCAAAGGAAAAATCCATGCCAGAGCCAACATAATTTTGGAAGCATTTATAAGATCAATTTTCCAGATACCTAAAAGAGACactcaaaagattttttaaagctaGAATAGGTATTTTTTAAGGATAATTGACAGGATATTGACAACCATCAAACCTATTGGTCTCATGTCCACAAAATCTCTGTGAGAATGAtcaaacaatattataaaaagcTTACAAAAGATTCCTTGATAGAGATGATAATACTTAGAAAAGAATTATGGGGGTGGAGCcgagatggcagagtaaaagcagggacttgcttaaactctcctctaaacccctccaaatgcctgtaaaaatgactctaaacaaattctagacctgtgGTACCCTCAAagtaacagagtgaaacaaatttccagcccaagataactggGAAGGTCTAcaagaaaggtctattgcactgtgctaggagaggagtgcagcccagtgAGGGCTGCACTAGCACAGACGGGGCTAGAGTAGGCTTtaagggactgaatcactggcagctgtggcagtttccagacttctcaactcacaaacaccaaagacaactcagaaggtcaataggaaagatCTGTTGGACCTGtatgagagaggagcatggtttggtatcatctttcaagaaattatcaaggaaaactgccctgatattctagaaccagaggctaaaatagaaattgaaagaatccactaattgcctcttgaaagagatcccaaaaggaaaagtatTAAGAAtaatgtagccaaattccagaattcccaggtcaaggaaaaaatattgcaagcagccagaaagaaacattttgagtattgtggaaacacaatcaggataacacaagctctatcagcttctacattaagggatcagagggcatggcatatgatatcccagaggtcaaagcagctaggattaaaaccaagaatcacctacccagcaaaattgagtataatacttcaggagaaaaatggatattcaatgaaatagaggacttttaaggtttcttgatgaaaagaccagagctgaatagaaaatctgactttcaaatacagactcaagagaagcatgaaaagatctgCATGCATATCACTTTGATCTTCTTTGCATCAAGATGAAGAAGCTAAGTTGGGTGATTGGCCAGCAGTGATTTCTTTTAATTGTAAATGAGAACATCTGTAATCATCTCAGCATGATATAGGCCTATGGCTCCTGGATTTTGTGTAGTATAACCATCTTTTAAACAAAGTTTAGCTAGCCCTATGTGAAAAGAATATTTTCCAAAAATCTAGGTCCAATCAAATCATtccccccctactcaataaactccagtggctccctattgcctctaagatcaaatataaaatgtctgTTTGCCATCTATATCCCTTTATGTACTAaccttctcctacctttccagtcttcttatgccttaccaCCTTACTCTCTCCCACATTCTCTTCaaaccagtgacactggcctccaggcTCTTCCACGAACAAGACATTCCCTTTCTCATTtcagagcattttctctggctatctcttATGCCTGGAGCACTTTCCCTCCTCCACTACAACTACTGACCTTTCTGGCTTATATCCTATTATCCTATATTAATTAtatcctatttatcttgtatatagcttgcttcgtATAAATTTCTTCACATATGGTCCCCCAATTAatttgtaagcttcttgagggcaacgGTTGTCTACTTAGGACATGGTAgccacttaaaaaatatttattgattaattgaaaaaaataaaaattgtggaagggaccttaatccACTGTTCTTAAGCTAAAGTGATTAAATAATTCGTCTAAGATCATAAAAAGATTATAGCAGAATTAGAAGCCAGAATTAACAATTCTGGGTTGGGTATTGTTTCTcctataataatagtaataattgaaATTAACATTTTAAGCTTCACAaattgctttacatacattatcttatgtAAGTCTCAATCCTGTCAGGTATTATggatacagatgaagaaactaaggctcagttACATAGCTGTTAAATGTCAAAAGACATGTCTTGCAACTTCAAATCCCATGTTTTTGCACACCACATTGCTTGATGTAGCACTACATGGAAGTAGTGTCACCTTTGAAGATCTGGAGGAAAACTAGGGCCTTTCTTATCTTTGAATGTGTAGCACAACTTCCAGAAGTGTAAGGGGGTCTAAAGTAGTTTTtacttacttgcttttcaaaataaacTAAATTCTTATCAAGACCAGATATGTATAACTAcaattttgaaaggaagaaaaatatgaatacagATTTGTAAATAACCCTAAAAATGAGGTCTTGTTTGCAAATGGTACTGTGATAGTAGCTTTGTATCTCATCAGATGAAGAGCTTTCTGCATAAGAAGGCGCATCACTCAAGAGTTCGGCCTAAAAAat
Proteins encoded in this window:
- the LOC118854165 gene encoding histone H3.3A-like — its product is MARTKQTARKSTGGKAPRKQLATKAARKSAPSTGGVKKPHRYRPGTVALCEIRRYQKSTELLIRKLPFQRLVREIAQDFKTDLRFQSAAIGALQEASEAYLVGLFEDTNLCAIHAKRVTIMPKDIQLARRIRGERA